One stretch of Mustelus asterias unplaced genomic scaffold, sMusAst1.hap1.1 HAP1_SCAFFOLD_2441, whole genome shotgun sequence DNA includes these proteins:
- the LOC144489692 gene encoding afadin- and alpha-actinin-binding protein-like — protein sequence MDDWKTPDAKSFIVRRVSQSASPFSPASTITLHCSPVLPLPNLFNPNVFCRGDNAEECISYLNKELNTLGLPALFDDDSFEENPVLSCNPVTLINCVYGLLQLYWRNTAKVSGLERERLKSFTEQDGLKSSQLKLQEEVTELEQEVTVLQTKEEQQQKSIRSLNSQLKNHKEEVVKLQGVIASRTAQYLHDLKRKEQELNKLKEKMHHYLTDKKDKRIAIDILNHIGRSDGKRSLWRTGKTELKREEEMCKVLVINYEAQIKELVLDNAELTRVLNQLKNEMNGFLSLQQKLCRVNPLQSLAEEEMDVNNESLDTTRGHLTNSVQKQWNSLKDHMAKLEAAALRKSPVVGKDVTDHDKEMAKLKLELEQSKEIMSAQQQLLEEQLAIQKEDLACGSDLLEEEELFHKERLLFEEQRKNFATERQKFTEAAIRLGQERKLFEEERALHLKEQFLNLTPFRDQRTKPMWKRQTPFSPSKDQENTPPRLTNRNVGRLSTCSHRALKRTPSPLSKSTNLRRHSLPTTCELYEVLGIIPEQSFRPVTAVRLKRSGSTRESPSNQRDSATQTRNSLEWIPTALFVNDSSESLCCGHLCTPI from the exons ATGGATGACTGGAAAACTCCAG ATGCGAAGAGTTTCATTGTGAGGCGTGTTTCTCAGTCTGCCTCGCCGTTCTCCCCCGCCAGCACCATAACTCTGCACTGTTCCCCGGTGTTGCCACTTCCAAACCTCTTCAACCCAAATGTGTTCTGCCGGGGTGACAATGCGGAGGAGTGTATCTCGTACCTAAACAAG GAACTGAACACGTTAGGACTTCCTGCTTTGTTTGACGACGATAGTTTTGAGGAGAATCCAGTTTTGAGCTGTAACCCGGTAACCTTAATAAACTGCGTGTATGGCCTGCTGCAGCTCTATTGGAGGAACACGGCTAAAGTGAGTGGCCTGGAAAGGGAGCGGCTAAAATCCTTCACTGAGCAGGATGGTTTGAAAAGTAGCCAGTTGAAACTGCAG GAGGAGGTAACGGAACTGGAGCAAGAAGTTACTGTGTTACAGACAAAAGAGGAACAACAGCAGAAGAGTATCCGGAGTTTGAATAGTCAGCTAAAGAACCACAAGGAGGAG GTGGTGAAGTTGCAGGGTGTTATAGCGAGTCGGACAGCTCAGTATCTGCACGATCTGAAGAGGAAGGAGCAGGAGCTGAATAAACTAAAGGAGAAGATGCATCACTACCTGACAGACAAAAAGGACAAAAGAATTG CTATAGATATCCTGAATCACATTGGACGGTCTGATGGTAAACGCTCCTTGTGGCGAACGGGCAAGACTGAGTTAAA GAGGGAAGAAGAAATGTGCAAAGTGCTTGTCATTAACTACGAAGCTCAAATCAAGGAGCTAGTGTTGGATAATGCAGAACTGACCAGGGTTTTGAACCAGTTGAAGAATGAAATGAATGGGTTTCTGAGTCTGCAGCAGAAGCTCTGCAGAGTCAATCCTCTTCAGTCACTGGCA GAGGAAGAAATGGATGTCAATAATGAGTCCCTGGATACCACCAGAGGACATCTGACCAACAGTGTTCAAAAGCAGTGGAACTCCTTGAAGGATCACATGGCAAAACTAGAAGCCGCGG CTCTGAGGAAGTCTCCGGTTGTTGGGAAGGATGTAACTGACCACGATAAGGAAATGGCCAAGCTCAAGCTGGAACTTGAACAGAGTAAGGAGATCATGAGTGCACAGCAGCAACTTCTGGAG GAGCAGTTGGCCATTCAGAAAGAGGATCTGGCCTGCGGTTCTGATTTGTTGGAGGAGGAAGAATTGTTCCACAAAGAGCGGCTGCTGTTTGAGGAGCAGAGGAAGAACTTTGCGACAGAGAGGCAGAAGTTCACGGAGGCAGCAATTCGactgggtcaggag AGAAAATTATTTGAGGAAGAACGTGCGCTCCACCTGAAGGAGCAGTTCTTAAACCTGACTCCATTTCGTGATCAGAGGACAAAGCCCATGTGGAAACggcagactcccttctctcccaGTAA GG ACCAGGAAAACACACCTCCACGTCTAACCAATCGGAATGTGGGTAGGTTGTCCACATGTTCTCACCGCGCTCTGAAGCGCACTCCAAGCCCACTGTCCAAAAGCACCAACCTCCGGAGACACTCTTTGCCCACGACCTGTGAACTGTATGAGGTGTTGGGGATTATCCCAGAACAGAG CTTCAGGCCTGTCACCGCTGTGCGACTCAAGAGATCTGGCAGCACAAGAGAGAGTCCATCCAACCAGCGCGATTCAGCAACCCAAACCAGAAACAGCCTGGAGTGGATCCccactgccctgtttgtgaatgacTCCAGTGAGTCTTTGTGCTGTGGACACTTGTGCACTCCAATCTAA